From uncultured Pseudodesulfovibrio sp.:
GTGACGGTGTCCCGGGGCAAGCTGAAAAAAGTACTTCATCATTATATGGGCGATTTGGTGAACAATCTGGTTTTGCCGAGTCAGATGACGGTGCAGACCGGGGGACAGGTTGTCAGCGGTGAACAGCTCAAGGCTCGTGTTGTCGCTTTTTTGACGCCGAGGGTTAAAGATCTCGATGGTGACGTTGATTTCAAGAATTTTCAGATGCCACGACATATATTTTTCCCCAATAAATATGATTCATTGTCCATCAGTATGCGTGATGATCTTAAGCCTGGACGGAATCAGATCAAGCTGCACGGTGTGACTCCTGATGGGAAAATTATTTTGCGGAAGAGTTGTGTGGTGTTCGCTAATGTTTGGAAGGCCGTACCTGTAGCAGCCAAACCGTTGAATCGATTTGAGCGGTTGACCCGTGAAAAGGTGTCGTTTCAGCGAGTCAATCTGGCATATAAGCGTGATGTTTGGGACGGAACCGGTGGACCGTGGCGCATGGCTCGCACCTTGGGTCGGGGACAACCTTTCACTCGGGCTCATTTGGAACAGATTCCGCTTATTGAAAAAGGGGAGCACGTTCATCTCATGTACAGAGGAAAGAAGGTGCAACTGACCATCAAAGCCGAGGCTCTTGGTGAGGCTGGAATGGGACAACAGGTTGCGGTTAGGAATTTGCAAAGCAAAAAGACAGTGTTGGCTACCGTGATCAGCGATGACACGGTGCTCGTCAGATAGGCAAGGAGTAAAGTCATGAGGCAATATCTTTTAATTATGGTGGCAGTCATCACGCTGATGGCTGGTTGTGCCCCTCGTTATGAGGAGCAACCCATGCCCGTCTTGACCCCTCCGGTCTATGAAGAGCAAGACCCGGCTCTTAATCCCGGTTCACTGTATGATACGAACCGATCTGAATTCCTTTATGATGATAACCGGGCTACCCGCGTTGGTGATATCGTTTTGGTGAGAGTCTCCGAAACTTCTAATACCAAGTTGAAGTCCGAAACGACGGCAGACAAGGAAAATACCATTAATACCGGTGTGACAGCTATGCCTACCACCGGATTGATCGGTGCCATCCCATTGGCGGGAACTCTTGGAGCTGAAGCCGGTACGAGTATTGCTGCATCCCAGTCTTCTGAGTTCAAGGGGAATGGTGAAACCAAACAGGAGTCGGAATTTGAGGCCATGGTTGCCACCCGCATCGTGCGCAGGCTTCCGGGCAACCTTTTGCAGGTCGAGGGTGCGCGACGTATCCGTGTCAACGCTGAAACTCAGTTTCTCGTCGTTCGAGGCCTTATTCGTCAGCGGGATATTCAGGCGGATAATTCCATTTCGTCTGCGAGTTTGGCTGAGGCTCAGATCGAAATTTATGGTCAGGGTGTCCTGGCTGACAAGCAACGTCCCGGTTGGCTGTCACGTATTTTGGATAACATCTACCCCTTCTAGTGAATGGGCGTAACAATATTTTAGCAAGAGGTTGAGGAGCAAACGTCATGAGTTTGAATCAGCAAGCGACTCCTATCAATACCGGTGAGGTGACACGGTCACTGATTCTGGTTGTCCTTTTGGGCACTATGCTTGTGTTCTTGGCATCGGTTTTTGTGCCGACCGAGGCGCGGGCTGCCCGTCTTAAGGATATCGCCAGTTTTAGCGGCGTGCGGAATAACGAATTGGTTGGGTACGGTCTGGTTGTCGGTTTGGCCGGAACCGGTGATGGAACCTCGTCATCTTTTACCATGCGTTCCATGGCTAACATGTTGGAAAAGATGGGGGTCGAGGCTGATCCTAATACCCTGAAACCCAAGAACGTGGCCGCGGTTATGGTTACGGCTAAGATGCCGGTATCTTCAAAACCCGGTTCCGCAATCGACGTCACAGTTTCATCACTTGGCGACGCCAAGAGCTTGTTGGGTGGTATTCTTCTGTTGACGCCTCTCAAGGGGCTTGATGGACGAGTTTATGCTGTAGGGCAGGGGGCTTTGACCATTGGTGGTTTTTCTGTCGGTGGAGAAGCTGCGGATGCCCAGAAGAATATCCCCACCGTGGGGCGTATTCCTAATGGTGCTATAGTTGAGCGGGGAGTCCCCTTCCGGTTTAATAATCAAAATTCCATGACTTTGAACCTGACTGTGCGAGATTTTGGCACGACTATGCAGGTGGTTAATAAAATCAACGCCAGCATGGGCGGGGGCTTTGCCTCAGCCACGGATATTTCCACTATCGAATTGGAACTGCCCGATCAGTTTCGGGGCAATATGGTTCCCTTGATGGCTTCTCTTGAAAATCTCGATATTTCGCCTGACGGCAAGGCTCGTGTGGTTGTGGATGAAAAGACCGGCACCGTGGTGTTGGGACAGGATGTCCGTCTGAGCAAGGTGGCCGTGGCTCACGGTAACTTGCAGATTGTGGTCTCCGAAACCGAGGAAGTGAGCCAGCCTGGACCGTTCTCCGATGGGGAGACCGTTGTTTCTCCTTCTACCGATATTCAGGTGCAGGAGCAGAACAATCAGTTGATGCTCATGGAAGGCGCGACGTTGCAGGAATTGGTGGATGGTCTCAATTCCATTGGTGCGGCACCGCGTGACCTCATATCCATTATTCGTGCCCTGAAGGTGGCGGGTTCATTACATGCGGAAGTGGAGGTTATCTAGCATGATCAGCAGTAATATTGATCCTCGTCTGGCAGCCCAACAGGCTGATACCAAAGACCTCATTCGTTTCAAGCAGGAGATGGATGGCCTGAAGAAGCGGCTTTCTGAAGGTGTGGATACCAAGGAGCAGCAACTCAAGAAAGCGTGTCAGAATTTTGAGGCCGTGTTTATCGGCAAGCTCTGGCAACAGATGAAGCAGTCTGTTCCCAAGGAAGGCTATCTGCATTCCAAACAGGAAGACAGTTATATGGGTATGTTTGATAAAGAATTCTCCGAAAAGATGGCTCAAGCCGGTGGAATCGGTCTGGCAGACGTCATTTTTTCTCAGCTCAGTGAGAAACTCAAAGAAACCAGTAAAACGACATTGGCCGGTGGTGTTGATATAAAGCCATTGGTGCCTCAACCCATTACTCTGGGCAAGCAGGGAGGTGGCATCTCTTTGCAGCAGGAACCGAAAGGCATGACACTGGAAGATTGGGGTGGAACCGAGGATGTCAGTTCTGCTGGCGGTAATCGTCTCGATCCACAGATGACCAGTGAGCAGATTGCAGCAGGATTGTTGGGTAAGTCTTCCCGTCCAGTTTTGAGTGATATGGAAGTGCAGGCAAAACTGGATGATTTGGCCCGTCGACTTGAAGCTGACAGAATTCGCGATGGACTGCTTGGCAACGGCAGTCGTGTCAGGAAGCCCGGCAGTACCGGGGATGGTTATGAAATTCAAAGCCGTGATGAGCAGGATGGTGGTATTGGCCGGAAACTTGCAGAAATAGGGTGAAGGAAAGCTTCCTGATTGTAAGAAAAAGTTAAGATTTGTTTTGATTTAAACAAGTTATGTAAGGGAGAGGGGTATGAAGCTCCGTCTGATAGAGGAAAATTTGGTCCGGCAGAACAAGGCAACAATGCTTTTGCTCATTTTGCTTGAGGAAGAATTTTCCCGCCTTGGTCAACTCAAGCCCCAATCGGTTTCTCAGATCGAGTTGTCCATTCAGGAACTGATGCGGCAGATCGTGGCCGAACGGTATTCTTTGCGTAAATTGATAGGTGGGGTTGATCCCGAGGCCCAAAAAGTCGCGGAACTTTATCCCCATATGGAAGAGTCCATGGCTGAAAATTGTCAGGAAATGATAAAGCGGCTGGATACAACAGAGCAAAAATGTGCTGTTCAGGCCGCCAAGAATAATGAAATGGCCATGGCTTTGTTTGATCAGAGCAAAGGTTTGCTTGATTTTATGCACAATCAGATCAAGCCCAAGAATACTTCTGCATATGCCCGCTCCGGGCGTTTTGCTCAGGCTCCAAGCAACGCTCGGCTTTTGTCTGGGAGGATGTAAATGTCCTTTGGTGCCAATTCCATTCTCGACATGGGCCGATGGGCTTTGTTTGCATCGCAGACACAGCTCCAAGTTACCGGTCAGAATATTGCCAACGTTAATACTGAAGGGTATTCGCGTCGGTCTGTCGTGTTGGAAGAAGGCCAGTACATTGATTACGCCCCTGGTCAGCTTGGAACCGGTGTGGTTGCCAAGGAAGTTGTTCGGCATTTTGATGACATGGTTGAGGCCATGTATCTTCAGCAGTCCTCCCTTACAGACAAGTGGGGCAACTTGTGGGAACAGCTCAAGTCTGTGGAAAATCTGCTCAATGAGTCCAGCGGCTCAGGTGTCAGTGATTCCCTGTCTAAATATTTCAATTCATGGAACGAAGTTTCCCAGCGCCCTGACAACTATGGTGCACGTCAAACTGTGTTGAACGATGCCGCTACACTGATTTCTACCTTGAAGCAGGTGGATACCGATCTTACATTGATGCAGGAACGCATTAATAATGATGTATCCGCTCAGGTCGATGAAGCCAACAAACTCATGGAAGAGATCGCTTCCCTTAACAAGGAAATTCAGGTCCACAATATTGAGGGGCAGAACAACGCCAATGCCCTGTTTGACGAGCGAGCCAGAAAGGTCCGTGCTTTGGCCAAATTGGTGGACGTCAAAACCATTGACAACGGTGGAGGCGAGTTCACGGTTATGACCCAGGCTGGGCAGACTTTGGTTGATGGCGAAAGTCATTTCTCTCTGGAGTTTAATTCCGCAGTCAAGACAGAGGATTTGCGTCCTGATTCGACTTTTGCTGGCAATGTGTATTTTGATGGGAATGATGACTACGAATATACGATTGAATTTGTGGCTTCCAGTTCCGGGTCCAATTTGGCAGGGCAGGTAACGAGTGGAAGTAATGCCGCACAATTCAGGGTTTCTCTTGATGGTGGTGTGACCTGGTTAGCTAATGAGGACGGCAGTGAACGCCATTTTGCTGCTCGTGATTATGATAGCCGTGTCAATGTGGAAGGGCTTCAGATCTGGTTCGGTTCCGACACCAATTCAAAGGGGACGCCCTCGGGAACATTTGAAAAGGGTGATCGATATATTATCAGCCCACATCAGGGGCTGTATTGGGTGCAGAATACATCCAATGTAGAAGAAATTACCCCACAACAGCATTTCAATGGCGAAGAAAATACACGGCGTTTGACCGGCGGTTCCATTGCAGCTCTTTTGACTTTCCGTGACACCTACGTGGGTAAGTATCGTTCCAAGCTGGACGAACTGGCCCGAACCGTTGTTTGGGAAACCAACCGTAGACACAGTCAGGGTGCAGGACTTCAGACTTTTACGACCCTCGATGGTACGTATCATGTGGACTATACGGACAAAGCTTTGGCGAGTGATTCTACAGGCCTCGCTTTTGGAGACAAGCTCCAGTCCGGTAGTTCCTTTGTATATGTTTATGATGAATCTACCGGATTGCTGGCCTCTTCCGCAGCGCTTGATTTCGATGGTAATGGCGGAACATTCAACCCCGCTATTCACACATTGGAAGACGTCGTGACAGCTTTTGACAATACGTATGGCGGCAGAATCAAGGCCTCCATTGTCAACAACAAGATTCGTCTGGAAGCTTCGGATGGGTATTCCTTTGCATTCGGTACTGATTCAGCCGGATTGTATGCGGCCCTTGGTATCAATACATTTTTTAAGGGCGAAACTCCCAAAGATATGCTGATCAATGAAAAGGTGTCGGGTGATCTCGATTATCTGGCCACTGGGCATGTCAATGGTTCAGGTGAAATGAACTCGGGTGATAATGCCACCGCTTTGGCCATGTATAAGCTGCGGGAAGCGCAAGTGACCATGCACACAGCCCATGAAGGGGCAACCACTCAGTCCATTCTGGATTATTACAACGGTATTGTAGGCAATGTTGGTTCTGATACCAATCGGGCAGAATTCAACAAGAATTTTTTTGGAACTTTGTCCAATGATCTGAATGAGCGACAACAGCAGGTTTCAGGTGTGAACCTGGATGAGGAAATGAGCGACCTTGTCAAGTATCAGGCTTCGTACACGGCTGCTGCCAAGCTTATCTCCACGGCTGATCAGATGCTGCAAACG
This genomic window contains:
- a CDS encoding rod-binding protein, with protein sequence MISSNIDPRLAAQQADTKDLIRFKQEMDGLKKRLSEGVDTKEQQLKKACQNFEAVFIGKLWQQMKQSVPKEGYLHSKQEDSYMGMFDKEFSEKMAQAGGIGLADVIFSQLSEKLKETSKTTLAGGVDIKPLVPQPITLGKQGGGISLQQEPKGMTLEDWGGTEDVSSAGGNRLDPQMTSEQIAAGLLGKSSRPVLSDMEVQAKLDDLARRLEADRIRDGLLGNGSRVRKPGSTGDGYEIQSRDEQDGGIGRKLAEIG
- the flgA gene encoding flagellar basal body P-ring formation chaperone FlgA translates to MRMSSRQNKNTRWSGIARHLFVILMAGFVLGLPVLTGAANGSAWQAMVRDAVCVEGPDVLLGEIADPVNDMAQNQWKTLSTIKLWKASTKPGRPVTVSRGKLKKVLHHYMGDLVNNLVLPSQMTVQTGGQVVSGEQLKARVVAFLTPRVKDLDGDVDFKNFQMPRHIFFPNKYDSLSISMRDDLKPGRNQIKLHGVTPDGKIILRKSCVVFANVWKAVPVAAKPLNRFERLTREKVSFQRVNLAYKRDVWDGTGGPWRMARTLGRGQPFTRAHLEQIPLIEKGEHVHLMYRGKKVQLTIKAEALGEAGMGQQVAVRNLQSKKTVLATVISDDTVLVR
- the flgK gene encoding flagellar hook-associated protein FlgK, which produces MSFGANSILDMGRWALFASQTQLQVTGQNIANVNTEGYSRRSVVLEEGQYIDYAPGQLGTGVVAKEVVRHFDDMVEAMYLQQSSLTDKWGNLWEQLKSVENLLNESSGSGVSDSLSKYFNSWNEVSQRPDNYGARQTVLNDAATLISTLKQVDTDLTLMQERINNDVSAQVDEANKLMEEIASLNKEIQVHNIEGQNNANALFDERARKVRALAKLVDVKTIDNGGGEFTVMTQAGQTLVDGESHFSLEFNSAVKTEDLRPDSTFAGNVYFDGNDDYEYTIEFVASSSGSNLAGQVTSGSNAAQFRVSLDGGVTWLANEDGSERHFAARDYDSRVNVEGLQIWFGSDTNSKGTPSGTFEKGDRYIISPHQGLYWVQNTSNVEEITPQQHFNGEENTRRLTGGSIAALLTFRDTYVGKYRSKLDELARTVVWETNRRHSQGAGLQTFTTLDGTYHVDYTDKALASDSTGLAFGDKLQSGSSFVYVYDESTGLLASSAALDFDGNGGTFNPAIHTLEDVVTAFDNTYGGRIKASIVNNKIRLEASDGYSFAFGTDSAGLYAALGINTFFKGETPKDMLINEKVSGDLDYLATGHVNGSGEMNSGDNATALAMYKLREAQVTMHTAHEGATTQSILDYYNGIVGNVGSDTNRAEFNKNFFGTLSNDLNERQQQVSGVNLDEEMSDLVKYQASYTAAAKLISTADQMLQTILSLKP
- the flgN gene encoding flagellar export chaperone FlgN codes for the protein MKLRLIEENLVRQNKATMLLLILLEEEFSRLGQLKPQSVSQIELSIQELMRQIVAERYSLRKLIGGVDPEAQKVAELYPHMEESMAENCQEMIKRLDTTEQKCAVQAAKNNEMAMALFDQSKGLLDFMHNQIKPKNTSAYARSGRFAQAPSNARLLSGRM
- a CDS encoding flagellar basal body L-ring protein FlgH; this translates as MRQYLLIMVAVITLMAGCAPRYEEQPMPVLTPPVYEEQDPALNPGSLYDTNRSEFLYDDNRATRVGDIVLVRVSETSNTKLKSETTADKENTINTGVTAMPTTGLIGAIPLAGTLGAEAGTSIAASQSSEFKGNGETKQESEFEAMVATRIVRRLPGNLLQVEGARRIRVNAETQFLVVRGLIRQRDIQADNSISSASLAEAQIEIYGQGVLADKQRPGWLSRILDNIYPF
- a CDS encoding flagellar basal body P-ring protein FlgI; the protein is MLVFLASVFVPTEARAARLKDIASFSGVRNNELVGYGLVVGLAGTGDGTSSSFTMRSMANMLEKMGVEADPNTLKPKNVAAVMVTAKMPVSSKPGSAIDVTVSSLGDAKSLLGGILLLTPLKGLDGRVYAVGQGALTIGGFSVGGEAADAQKNIPTVGRIPNGAIVERGVPFRFNNQNSMTLNLTVRDFGTTMQVVNKINASMGGGFASATDISTIELELPDQFRGNMVPLMASLENLDISPDGKARVVVDEKTGTVVLGQDVRLSKVAVAHGNLQIVVSETEEVSQPGPFSDGETVVSPSTDIQVQEQNNQLMLMEGATLQELVDGLNSIGAAPRDLISIIRALKVAGSLHAEVEVI